In the genome of Gloeotrichia echinulata CP02, one region contains:
- a CDS encoding DUF305 domain-containing protein yields MISKSGIYMLVGLLAGSAIITGGSIIYSATAQQQRPLTSPSCGASNRQQVDKHFIEMMIPHHQLAVEMADLALQKAKHPEIKKLAAAIKTDQTKEIEQMKAWYQQWYGAEVPAHGMTGMGMHHGSGQGMPTMPMHSGMMGMDMSLESLKNASDFDKEFIRQMIPHHQSAVMMAQMVLNSANHPQIHNLAQAMIKSQTAEIQQMQQWDQAWS; encoded by the coding sequence ATGATTAGCAAATCAGGAATTTATATGCTCGTAGGTTTACTTGCGGGTAGTGCTATTATTACTGGTGGATCAATAATCTACAGTGCCACCGCTCAACAACAGCGTCCGTTAACATCTCCCTCTTGTGGTGCGTCAAACCGACAGCAAGTAGATAAACATTTTATCGAAATGATGATACCGCACCATCAGCTAGCAGTCGAGATGGCGGACTTAGCTTTGCAAAAAGCTAAACATCCAGAAATTAAAAAATTAGCAGCAGCAATTAAAACAGACCAGACCAAAGAAATTGAGCAAATGAAAGCTTGGTATCAACAGTGGTATGGCGCTGAAGTACCTGCTCATGGTATGACTGGCATGGGAATGCATCACGGTAGCGGTCAAGGGATGCCAACTATGCCTATGCACTCAGGAATGATGGGGATGGATATGAGTCTGGAGTCTTTGAAAAATGCCTCTGATTTTGACAAGGAATTTATCCGCCAAATGATTCCCCACCATCAATCGGCGGTGATGATGGCGCAGATGGTTCTCAATAGTGCTAACCACCCACAAATTCATAACCTAGCTCAAGCTATGATCAAATCGCAAACTGCAGAAATTCAGCAGATGCAGCAATGGGATCAAGCTTGGTCTTGA
- a CDS encoding alpha/beta hydrolase — protein sequence MGRSWRSLTTIASLFCAIALTQFGLKNTSAQAADTVVVRLGPFTESISVTDLQTAATTGKFPEGLDSYTKNLSQSQRGFLLGALRISLPMNVVTISRLLNTQIGIAILNDLSTAIVRKDKAGVQAIRAAFVLGSRAPEGISILNFIAAYPSKRLEINLPQAFKVARNLNAGFWLTQQFMVAIAPLFNPTQSQISFSFDPSLPGSAQVQVLKLTWNDQKRERQIPVDIYWSTAVTADKPVIVYTHGYSSVRTDMRYLAEHLASHGYVFVALEHPGSNGAYVDLAIKNNTKLLQPQEFLDRPRDISFVLDELAKLNQTANNPLQGKLNTNNAMVIGHSFGGGTALTIAGGELQIENLKKLCPQKAAELSVGQTLQCVAQDLPEKSYQLGDPRIKRAMSLNPTTSLMFGATGLTKVQIPTLIFASSADKSVPALTEQILPFVQIPSPKWLVGVLGGTHLSVKDPSTTLDQATALNTPFFGGEVVGEQAADIRKYLKAITLAFAAQMSPEASKYSTFLTQDYAQFASTQAFPIRIVTEIPPEALQMVKQFLGN from the coding sequence ATGGGACGCAGCTGGAGAAGTCTAACGACTATTGCAAGTTTGTTTTGTGCAATCGCCCTCACACAGTTTGGTCTGAAAAATACCTCTGCACAGGCGGCTGATACGGTTGTTGTGCGTTTAGGTCCGTTTACCGAATCGATATCTGTTACTGATCTGCAAACTGCAGCCACAACGGGAAAATTTCCTGAAGGTTTGGACTCTTACACCAAAAATTTATCACAATCACAACGTGGCTTCCTCTTGGGCGCACTGAGGATCAGTCTACCTATGAATGTGGTGACAATTAGTCGGTTACTGAATACGCAAATTGGTATAGCGATTCTTAACGACTTGTCTACAGCCATAGTGCGAAAAGACAAGGCTGGAGTCCAAGCAATCAGAGCAGCATTTGTTTTAGGATCTAGGGCGCCAGAGGGCATTTCTATACTTAATTTTATTGCGGCTTATCCGAGTAAACGCTTAGAGATTAATTTACCGCAAGCATTTAAAGTTGCCAGAAATTTGAACGCAGGTTTTTGGTTGACGCAACAGTTTATGGTGGCGATCGCCCCCCTATTCAACCCCACACAATCCCAAATATCTTTCTCCTTTGATCCGAGCCTACCAGGAAGCGCTCAAGTCCAGGTACTGAAGTTAACGTGGAATGACCAAAAGCGCGAACGTCAAATTCCAGTTGATATTTATTGGTCAACTGCTGTAACTGCTGACAAACCCGTAATTGTTTATACTCACGGCTATAGTTCAGTCCGCACAGACATGCGTTACTTAGCAGAACATTTAGCATCCCACGGTTATGTATTCGTGGCTTTAGAACATCCTGGTAGTAATGGGGCTTATGTGGATTTAGCAATCAAAAACAACACTAAGCTTTTACAACCCCAAGAGTTTTTAGACCGTCCCAGAGATATTAGTTTTGTCCTCGATGAACTAGCGAAACTCAACCAGACAGCTAATAACCCCCTACAAGGGAAACTCAACACCAATAACGCGATGGTTATTGGTCATTCTTTCGGGGGTGGTACAGCTTTAACAATTGCAGGTGGAGAGTTACAAATAGAAAATCTCAAAAAACTTTGCCCACAAAAAGCAGCTGAGTTGAGTGTGGGACAAACTCTCCAATGCGTTGCCCAAGATCTCCCAGAAAAGAGCTATCAGCTTGGCGATCCCAGAATCAAACGAGCGATGTCTCTCAATCCTACCACTTCGCTGATGTTTGGTGCAACTGGTTTAACCAAGGTGCAAATACCTACCCTAATTTTCGCAAGTTCCGCAGATAAAAGTGTTCCAGCTTTAACTGAACAGATTTTACCCTTTGTCCAAATCCCATCGCCTAAATGGCTGGTTGGTGTACTTGGGGGTACTCATCTAAGTGTGAAAGACCCCAGTACCACATTAGATCAGGCCACAGCACTGAATACTCCTTTTTTTGGTGGTGAAGTTGTGGGTGAGCAAGCGGCTGATATTCGCAAATACCTCAAAGCTATAACTTTGGCTTTTGCGGCACAAATGTCTCCAGAAGCTAGCAAATACAGTACTTTTCTGACCCAAGATTATGCTCAGTTTGCTTCCACTCAGGCCTTTCCCATTCGCATAGTTACTGAAATTCCCCCAGAGGCTCTGCAAATGGTGAAACAATTTCTGGGAAATTGA
- a CDS encoding SDR family oxidoreductase: protein MQGNRKPTALITGASGGIGYELAKLFAQDSYNLVLVARTEQKLTQIANDFKQKFGTQSKVIAKDLSLSTAPEEIFTELQEASIKVDVLVNNAGFATYGLFHETDITAELQMLQVNVVCLTHLTKLFVKDMVQQGSGKILNLASTAAFQPGPLMAVYYASKAYVLSFSEAIANELEGTGVSVTVLCPGPTESGFQQRAAMEDSKLVSGQKIMDAETVAKIGYRSLLENKTVVIPGVKNKILAESVRFTPRKLVTKLVRSMQDNK, encoded by the coding sequence ATGCAGGGTAATCGCAAACCAACCGCGCTGATCACTGGTGCTTCTGGTGGGATTGGCTACGAACTCGCTAAGTTATTTGCTCAGGATAGTTACAATCTGGTCTTAGTAGCCAGAACTGAGCAAAAGTTGACTCAGATCGCCAATGACTTTAAACAAAAATTTGGCACCCAGAGCAAGGTGATTGCTAAGGATTTATCTCTAAGCACAGCTCCAGAAGAAATCTTCACGGAGCTGCAAGAAGCATCCATCAAGGTGGATGTACTGGTGAATAATGCTGGATTTGCTACCTACGGACTATTTCACGAAACTGACATAACGGCTGAACTGCAAATGCTACAAGTAAATGTGGTGTGTCTAACCCATTTAACTAAGTTATTCGTCAAAGATATGGTTCAGCAAGGTTCTGGAAAAATATTAAATCTGGCCTCGACGGCTGCTTTTCAACCAGGACCGCTCATGGCAGTTTATTATGCTAGCAAAGCCTATGTCTTATCCTTCTCCGAAGCGATCGCTAATGAGTTAGAAGGTACTGGTGTTTCTGTTACCGTACTCTGTCCTGGACCTACAGAGTCTGGTTTTCAACAAAGAGCTGCGATGGAAGACTCCAAGCTAGTCAGTGGTCAAAAGATTATGGATGCGGAAACCGTTGCGAAAATTGGTTATCGCAGTTTGCTGGAAAACAAAACCGTTGTGATTCCTGGGGTGAAAAATAAGATACTCGCTGAATCCGTAAGATTTACACCTAGAAAGCTAGTAACCAAACTAGTCAGAAGTATGCAAGACAACAAATAA
- a CDS encoding ATP-binding protein, with translation MNSGQPLGSVIQGSLTGGLEVRLHPDISVEDMRVGKFLVVQGMRSRFFCMLTDVALGTANARIIANPPNWDDTFLRDVLAGSGTYGTINLTPMLMFTPEEEESFSPTNGKSANPFVPSLTGLASFQPQTSTTMELLPVKTIPSHFSQVYEASEEDFRRVFGWEDDTQRKNFSIGKPLDMDVPVCIDLDRFVERSNGVFGKSGTGKSFLTRLLLAGIVRKNAAVNLIFDMHSEYGWQAVCEGKQYSTVKGLKQLFPGKVEVYTLDPESTKRRGVRDAQELYLSYEQIEVEDIKLCSRDLGLSEAALDNANILNAEFGKAWILQLLNMNNEEIKLFCDEKRGHQGSIMSLQRKLLRLDNLKYMQTACPQNYINQILRSLEAGKNVVVEFGSQSDMLSYMLVTNMITRRIHGHYVKKAERFLHSGNVSDRPTQLVITIEEAHRFLDPAIVQSTIFGTIAREMRKYFVTLLVVDQRPSGIDNEVMSQIGTRITALLNDEKDIDAIFTGVSGAGSLRSVLAKLDSKQQAMILGHAVPMPVVVRTRPYDSAFYTEIGDPAWEEKPDAELFAAAELAKADLGF, from the coding sequence ATGAATTCGGGACAGCCTTTAGGTTCAGTCATCCAAGGTTCTCTGACTGGGGGTTTAGAAGTCAGATTACACCCTGATATTTCTGTTGAAGATATGCGGGTGGGAAAATTTCTGGTTGTGCAAGGGATGCGATCGCGTTTTTTCTGTATGCTGACAGATGTGGCGCTGGGAACTGCAAATGCACGCATTATCGCTAATCCCCCCAATTGGGATGACACTTTTTTACGAGACGTTTTGGCGGGAAGTGGTACTTATGGTACGATCAACCTGACGCCGATGTTGATGTTTACCCCCGAAGAAGAAGAATCTTTTTCACCCACAAATGGTAAATCAGCAAATCCTTTTGTACCATCATTAACCGGTTTGGCATCATTTCAGCCACAAACCAGCACCACAATGGAATTGCTACCGGTGAAAACTATTCCCAGTCACTTTAGTCAAGTTTATGAAGCAAGTGAAGAGGATTTTCGTCGCGTATTTGGTTGGGAAGATGATACCCAAAGGAAGAATTTTTCCATTGGGAAACCTTTAGATATGGATGTGCCGGTTTGTATTGATTTGGACAGGTTTGTCGAACGCAGTAACGGGGTATTTGGTAAATCTGGAACCGGTAAATCCTTTCTGACGCGGTTACTCTTAGCGGGGATAGTCCGCAAAAATGCAGCGGTAAACTTGATTTTTGATATGCACTCAGAATATGGTTGGCAAGCTGTCTGCGAAGGTAAACAATATAGCACTGTTAAAGGTTTAAAACAATTATTTCCTGGTAAAGTTGAAGTTTACACCCTAGATCCCGAATCGACAAAGCGTCGCGGTGTGCGGGATGCACAAGAACTGTATTTAAGTTATGAACAAATTGAAGTAGAAGATATCAAATTATGCTCTCGTGATTTAGGACTGTCGGAAGCAGCCTTAGATAACGCGAATATCCTCAACGCCGAGTTTGGTAAAGCCTGGATTTTGCAGTTATTGAATATGAATAACGAAGAAATCAAGCTGTTTTGCGATGAAAAGCGGGGACATCAAGGTTCCATCATGTCATTACAGCGCAAACTGCTGCGGCTGGATAATTTAAAGTATATGCAAACCGCTTGTCCCCAGAATTATATCAATCAAATTTTGCGATCGCTCGAAGCGGGAAAAAATGTTGTAGTTGAGTTCGGCTCCCAGTCTGATATGCTATCATATATGTTAGTCACTAATATGATCACCAGACGTATTCATGGGCATTACGTCAAAAAAGCCGAAAGGTTCCTCCACAGTGGCAACGTGAGCGATCGCCCCACCCAACTAGTAATTACCATTGAAGAAGCGCACCGTTTCCTAGATCCAGCAATTGTCCAAAGTACGATCTTTGGGACAATAGCACGAGAGATGCGGAAATATTTCGTCACACTTTTGGTAGTTGATCAACGCCCATCAGGGATAGATAATGAAGTCATGTCCCAGATTGGTACTCGCATCACAGCATTGCTCAATGACGAAAAAGACATTGACGCAATTTTCACAGGGGTCTCTGGTGCTGGTAGTTTGCGCTCGGTGTTGGCAAAATTAGACTCAAAACAACAAGCCATGATTCTAGGTCACGCCGTCCCCATGCCAGTCGTGGTCCGTACCCGTCCCTATGATTCAGCATTTTACACCGAAATAGGCGATCCTGCTTGGGAGGAAAAGCCAGATGCAGAATTATTCGCTGCTGCTGAACTAGCCAAAGCCGATTTGGGTTTTTAG
- a CDS encoding heavy-metal-associated domain-containing protein has protein sequence MTLTLTVPNMSCSVCAKNITNALKAVDVNANIEADPTTKLVNVDTQASETVIKEALAAAGYPAS, from the coding sequence ATGACACTCACACTCACAGTTCCCAACATGTCTTGTTCTGTTTGTGCAAAGAATATTACCAATGCACTCAAAGCAGTTGATGTCAACGCTAACATTGAAGCTGATCCTACAACCAAGCTTGTTAATGTAGATACTCAAGCCTCAGAAACAGTGATTAAGGAAGCCTTAGCTGCTGCAGGTTATCCAGCCAGTTAA
- a CDS encoding alpha/beta hydrolase, which translates to MAQQKYLPIIFVRGYAGTQNDVETGVDDPFYGFNSGSSHVRVGEKGDPQKFFFESPLLRLMTDHGYQAILENNQLNSNPKSIYIYRFYDITTQSFGSSTPIRLEMEEIAKGLRDLIKTVKQQTGANKIYLIAHSMGGLVCRSLIQKIYPENKEKAVDHIDKFFTYGTPHGGIYFQVGGGLIETLRDTFRLNNSDDFGPQRMYEYLTLQVKPGARLDPKFDPQNLAGAFPEDRVFCIIGTNSQDYGSMIGRVVSPQSDGLVQIAKAYVKGTHRAYIHRSHTGRYGMLNSEEGYQNLQRFLFGDIKVKLSLCNISLSNSDSTFYQMEVRVALRGLPIAIHEQAIAHYCPITLELTRSQPIPLFTAFLIPRYSASANNTCRYAIRLAIFSFKRKDQNSLYGDNIDQLPLWSDYIIVDVTATNNSYQAKYSWNSEISEPNVQLNSNAAIPLPQRGKQVLGAKALLQLEIANW; encoded by the coding sequence ATGGCACAACAAAAGTATTTGCCGATAATCTTTGTTCGGGGATATGCTGGTACACAAAACGACGTTGAGACAGGGGTTGACGATCCATTTTATGGGTTTAACAGTGGTTCAAGCCATGTGCGGGTGGGAGAGAAAGGAGATCCGCAAAAGTTTTTTTTCGAGAGTCCATTGCTGCGGCTGATGACTGATCACGGTTATCAAGCAATTTTGGAGAATAACCAGTTGAACAGTAATCCCAAAAGTATTTATATTTACCGATTTTATGATATAACCACCCAAAGTTTTGGTTCCTCGACTCCGATTCGGCTGGAGATGGAGGAAATAGCCAAGGGTTTAAGGGACCTAATCAAGACTGTCAAACAGCAAACTGGTGCTAACAAAATTTATCTGATAGCACACTCTATGGGAGGTCTTGTCTGTCGCAGTTTAATTCAGAAAATTTATCCCGAAAATAAGGAGAAAGCTGTCGATCATATTGATAAGTTCTTTACTTATGGCACACCTCATGGTGGTATTTATTTTCAGGTTGGTGGCGGCTTAATCGAAACACTCAGGGACACATTCCGATTAAATAATTCGGATGACTTTGGTCCACAGCGGATGTACGAATATTTGACTTTGCAAGTCAAACCAGGCGCTCGATTAGACCCGAAATTTGATCCGCAAAATCTAGCAGGCGCATTTCCTGAAGACCGAGTTTTTTGTATCATCGGCACCAATTCACAAGATTATGGTAGTATGATCGGTAGGGTTGTAAGTCCACAAAGTGATGGTCTAGTTCAGATTGCTAAAGCCTACGTTAAAGGAACTCATCGCGCCTATATTCATCGGAGTCACACTGGGCGTTATGGGATGCTAAATTCTGAAGAAGGCTATCAAAATCTACAACGATTTCTATTTGGTGATATCAAGGTTAAGCTATCTCTTTGCAATATATCACTCAGTAATAGCGATAGTACTTTTTATCAAATGGAAGTCCGAGTTGCTCTGCGTGGTCTTCCCATTGCTATACATGAACAAGCGATCGCCCACTATTGCCCAATCACACTGGAGTTAACCAGAAGTCAACCTATCCCGCTGTTTACAGCCTTCTTAATTCCCCGCTACTCTGCCTCTGCTAATAATACCTGTAGATATGCCATTCGATTAGCGATATTTTCTTTCAAAAGAAAAGATCAAAACTCGTTATATGGCGATAACATAGATCAGCTACCCCTGTGGTCTGACTATATAATTGTTGATGTTACCGCCACAAATAATAGCTACCAGGCTAAATATAGCTGGAATTCCGAGATATCAGAGCCAAATGTGCAATTAAATTCCAATGCAGCGATTCCCTTACCTCAAAGGGGAAAACAGGTGTTGGGAGCAAAAGCACTGCTGCAATTAGAAATTGCCAACTGGTAA
- a CDS encoding heavy metal translocating P-type ATPase: protein MDNLTLKLQGMSCASCANNVEKAIRSVPGVIDCNVNFAAEQAAINYDRKQTDLAHIQAAIDAAGYSSFSLEDPEKVTSEDESEATSRLAAQRELTLKVAMAGVISILLLLGSLPMMTGLNIPVIPGFLHDPWVQLVLTTPVQFWCGASFYRNGWKALKRHRATMDTLIALGTGAAYLYSLFVTFFPGFLIAQGLMPHVYYEVATIVITLILLGRFWENRAKRETSQAIRQLMELQARDARVIRDGVEIDIPVAKVKINDVILVRPGEKIPVDGEVIEGISTVDEAMVTGESLPVTKQLGDEVIGATINGTGAFKFRATRVGKDTFLSQIVKLVQQAQGSKAPIQRLADQVTGWFVPAVITIAIATFVIWFYFSGNLTLAIITMVSVLIIACPCALGLATPTSIMVGTGKAAEYGILIKDAQSLELAHKIQTIVLDKTGTLTVGKPTVTDFVTVNGTANHNELRLLELAAAVERNSEHPLAAAVVKYAQSQIEANNWEEISAVTDFAAQAGSGVQGIVDEKLVQIGTQRWLAELGINTEDLQYYQQTWEAVAKTVIWMAVDGEIQGIMGIADALKFSSFAAVKALINMGLEVVMLTGDNQPTAEAIAQEVGINQVFAEVRPDQKAAIIKSLQEGGLGTGKNSPNSSLLTPNSIVAMVGDGINDAPALAQADVGIAIGTGTDVAIAASDITLISGDLQGIVTAIQLSRATIANIRQNLFFAFIYNIIGIPIAAGILFPIFGWLLNPIIAGAAMAFSSLSVVTNALRLRNFQRDISYTEPKRLQCRLPTAQ, encoded by the coding sequence ATGGATAATCTCACACTCAAACTACAAGGCATGAGTTGTGCCTCTTGCGCCAATAATGTTGAAAAGGCGATTCGTTCGGTTCCAGGGGTGATTGATTGCAACGTCAATTTTGCAGCGGAGCAAGCTGCAATTAATTATGACCGCAAACAAACCGATTTAGCGCATATCCAAGCGGCTATTGATGCTGCGGGATATTCGTCTTTTTCACTTGAAGATCCAGAAAAGGTCACAAGTGAAGATGAGTCCGAAGCGACAAGCCGGTTAGCGGCGCAAAGGGAACTCACCTTGAAGGTGGCTATGGCGGGTGTCATCAGTATTCTACTGCTATTGGGATCGCTGCCGATGATGACTGGGCTAAATATACCTGTGATTCCCGGATTTCTGCATGATCCTTGGGTGCAGTTAGTTTTAACTACACCTGTTCAGTTCTGGTGTGGTGCTTCTTTTTACCGCAATGGCTGGAAAGCCCTGAAACGCCATAGGGCAACTATGGATACCCTGATTGCCTTGGGTACGGGTGCAGCCTATCTATATTCTTTATTTGTTACCTTTTTCCCAGGGTTTTTGATTGCTCAGGGCTTAATGCCTCATGTGTATTATGAAGTGGCAACGATAGTCATTACTTTAATTCTGCTAGGGCGATTTTGGGAAAATCGCGCTAAAAGAGAAACTTCTCAAGCCATCCGCCAACTGATGGAACTGCAAGCTAGAGATGCTAGAGTCATCCGCGATGGTGTGGAAATTGATATTCCCGTCGCCAAAGTCAAAATCAATGATGTGATTTTGGTTCGTCCAGGGGAAAAGATTCCCGTAGATGGGGAAGTAATAGAAGGTATTTCAACGGTAGATGAGGCGATGGTGACTGGTGAAAGTTTGCCAGTCACAAAGCAACTAGGGGATGAGGTAATTGGTGCGACAATTAATGGTACTGGTGCATTTAAGTTTCGGGCAACACGGGTAGGGAAAGATACGTTTTTGTCTCAAATCGTCAAACTTGTGCAACAGGCTCAAGGTTCCAAAGCACCGATTCAGCGATTGGCTGACCAAGTTACGGGTTGGTTTGTACCAGCTGTCATTACCATTGCGATCGCCACTTTTGTGATTTGGTTTTACTTCAGCGGCAACCTGACTTTGGCAATCATCACAATGGTGAGTGTACTTATTATCGCCTGTCCCTGCGCTTTAGGATTAGCTACCCCCACTTCTATCATGGTGGGCACAGGCAAAGCTGCAGAATATGGCATCTTAATTAAGGACGCCCAAAGCTTAGAATTAGCACACAAAATTCAAACTATCGTCCTAGATAAAACAGGTACTTTGACTGTAGGAAAACCCACGGTGACAGACTTCGTAACAGTCAACGGCACAGCCAATCACAATGAGTTAAGGCTTTTAGAATTAGCAGCAGCAGTTGAACGAAATTCTGAGCATCCCTTGGCAGCAGCGGTGGTAAAATATGCCCAGTCTCAAATAGAAGCCAACAACTGGGAAGAAATATCTGCGGTAACAGATTTTGCGGCTCAGGCTGGTAGCGGTGTACAAGGTATCGTAGATGAAAAGCTTGTACAAATTGGGACACAACGCTGGTTAGCAGAACTGGGGATTAACACTGAGGATTTACAGTATTATCAACAAACTTGGGAAGCCGTCGCTAAAACGGTGATTTGGATGGCGGTAGATGGGGAAATACAAGGGATAATGGGGATTGCCGATGCCCTTAAATTTTCATCATTTGCCGCCGTGAAAGCACTAATAAACATGGGCTTAGAAGTAGTAATGCTTACCGGAGACAATCAACCAACCGCAGAGGCGATCGCCCAAGAAGTAGGTATTAATCAAGTCTTTGCCGAAGTGCGACCAGATCAGAAAGCGGCGATTATTAAATCCTTGCAAGAAGGGGGACTGGGGACTGGGAAAAATTCTCCTAATTCCTCACTCCTCACTCCTAACTCCATCGTCGCTATGGTCGGCGATGGTATAAATGATGCACCAGCCCTGGCGCAGGCTGATGTGGGAATTGCAATTGGTACGGGAACAGATGTGGCGATCGCCGCTAGCGATATTACCCTCATTTCTGGAGACTTGCAAGGAATCGTGACGGCTATTCAACTCAGCCGCGCTACCATTGCCAATATTCGCCAAAATCTTTTCTTCGCCTTTATTTACAATATCATTGGGATTCCCATTGCGGCTGGAATTCTCTTCCCCATCTTTGGCTGGTTACTCAATCCCATTATCGCCGGTGCAGCGATGGCTTTTTCGTCACTATCTGTGGTGACTAATGCCCTGAGATTGCGTAATTTTCAACGTGACATCTCCTACACTGAACCGAAGCGGTTACAGTGTAGGCTTCCAACAGCCCAATGA
- a CDS encoding fasciclin domain-containing protein, whose product MNLNYNQFIRNLAGIVGLTGVSLLITLPSGAKEALNPHPSIFSETPYNRSQPIEVNSQYNDAQPGLETSKGNKRQKPGTAPKSGNSPLNPRPSIFNEPRYNRGNRTAPTPSNPPEATPTTPSTETPSTTEPTPSNPSTGTPSTTEPTNKPATSGTTNTQGKNLVAIIAEAKGSFSILKEALKAAGLTETLQGKDNFTIFAPTDAAFKKLPADALRDLLKPENKEVLVKLLTYHVVSGTVLSSDLKSGQVKSIEGGDINVKVDDKTGVSVNDAQVIQPDIKGSNGVIHAINQVILPPDL is encoded by the coding sequence ATGAACCTTAATTACAACCAATTTATTCGCAATTTAGCAGGTATAGTGGGATTAACCGGCGTCAGTCTGCTGATTACTTTACCATCAGGAGCAAAAGAGGCTCTCAATCCTCATCCCAGCATTTTTAGCGAGACACCCTATAACCGAAGTCAACCTATAGAGGTAAACTCTCAATACAATGATGCTCAACCTGGACTAGAAACATCAAAGGGTAATAAACGCCAAAAACCAGGGACAGCGCCCAAGAGTGGGAACTCTCCACTCAATCCTCGCCCCAGTATTTTCAATGAGCCTAGGTATAACCGTGGTAATCGCACTGCGCCCACTCCCAGTAATCCCCCTGAAGCCACACCCACCACACCATCAACAGAGACACCTTCGACAACTGAACCCACACCCAGCAACCCATCAACAGGGACACCTTCGACAACTGAACCCACCAACAAGCCAGCTACATCTGGGACTACCAATACTCAAGGTAAGAACTTAGTAGCAATAATAGCAGAAGCAAAGGGATCTTTTAGCATACTAAAGGAGGCTTTGAAAGCAGCCGGATTGACAGAAACTTTGCAAGGAAAAGATAATTTCACAATTTTCGCACCTACTGATGCAGCGTTTAAGAAATTACCAGCGGATGCTTTGCGAGATTTGTTAAAGCCTGAGAATAAAGAAGTATTGGTGAAGTTGTTAACTTATCATGTGGTATCTGGTACGGTACTGTCGAGCGATTTGAAATCTGGACAAGTCAAAAGTATTGAAGGTGGCGATATCAACGTCAAAGTTGATGATAAAACTGGTGTATCAGTCAATGATGCTCAGGTAATTCAACCAGATATTAAAGGTAGTAATGGTGTAATCCATGCAATTAATCAGGTGATTTTACCGCCAGATTTGTAG
- a CDS encoding glutathione S-transferase family protein translates to MLELYQWELSQYSEKVRLILDYKGLEYRKIEVTPGIGQIELFRLTGQGQVPVLKDRNKYIADSTAIAKYLDLEYPERPLIPQDPKKRGLALLIEEWADESIGIKGSKALFSAISQDQDFRKSLLPTATPDIFKNLVQGVPSDFLTVLGFGVGYSPDVISAAIADLKQDLEALTLLLADSPYLLGDEPSLADLAVAGLSILLKFPDGPYLDLPETIRGKGVPILADNPDYAPFFTWRDRLYAQFRKPLISTPSSGSAPTSIQID, encoded by the coding sequence ATGCTCGAATTATACCAATGGGAACTATCTCAATATTCGGAAAAAGTGCGGCTAATCTTGGATTATAAAGGGCTAGAGTACCGTAAAATAGAGGTGACACCTGGGATTGGACAGATAGAATTGTTCCGTCTAACTGGTCAGGGACAAGTTCCAGTGTTAAAGGATCGGAACAAGTATATTGCAGATTCTACGGCAATTGCTAAGTATTTAGACTTGGAGTATCCTGAACGCCCACTCATACCCCAAGATCCAAAAAAACGGGGTTTAGCCTTATTAATAGAAGAATGGGCTGATGAATCAATCGGGATTAAAGGAAGCAAAGCGCTGTTTTCTGCGATTAGTCAAGATCAAGATTTCCGCAAATCCTTATTACCCACTGCTACGCCAGATATATTCAAAAATCTAGTCCAAGGAGTACCCAGTGACTTCCTAACTGTTCTGGGTTTTGGCGTGGGTTATAGTCCAGATGTGATCTCTGCAGCGATCGCCGATTTGAAACAAGACTTAGAAGCCTTGACCCTACTATTGGCTGATAGTCCTTATTTACTGGGAGATGAACCCAGTTTAGCTGACTTGGCAGTTGCAGGTTTATCAATCTTGCTGAAATTCCCCGATGGTCCTTATTTAGATTTACCAGAAACGATTCGAGGTAAAGGAGTACCGATTTTAGCAGATAATCCTGATTATGCACCATTCTTTACCTGGCGCGATCGCCTCTATGCCCAATTTCGTAAACCATTAATTAGTACACCTTCATCAGGAAGTGCGCCAACTTCGATTCAAATCGATTAA